The Fructilactobacillus myrtifloralis genome segment TGTTTCAAATGAAGCATTTAATAGTAAAACCGGATTTGTAAAGGTAGTTGCAATAACTAATACCCATAGGTCCTTCCCCACTAGGGTTATGATTCCGGATGAAGTAGAATTTGTTCGCGGAGATATTCTTTCTGACCAGGAAAGAACTATTCAACCTAGTTCTAGAAATCCTGTTCTAATGGGAATTATGCCAGATGATGTTGTGACTAAAGTACTTGATTTAATTAATAAATCATACTAAAACATCAGTTATTAAAAATGTGACTATTTGCAAGTGATCATTGCTTATGGTCACATTTTTTATATATTTTGTCAACAGTTATTTTTATAA includes the following:
- a CDS encoding type II toxin-antitoxin system PemK/MazF family toxin, with amino-acid sequence MNRNDSSNLLEQGSVVWCDPEPLVVGHEQAGRRPVLVVSNEAFNSKTGFVKVVAITNTHRSFPTRVMIPDEVEFVRGDILSDQERTIQPSSRNPVLMGIMPDDVVTKVLDLINKSY